The nucleotide window CAGAATAAAACAAAAAATAGTAAAATAACATTAATACTGAAAGGATAAAAAATCCTATGAAAAAAGAAGAAATTGAAGAAATAGAAATAAATACCGAATTTATAAAACTTGATCAGTTTTTAAAGTGGACAAATTTTGTCATTTCCGGAGCGGAAGCCAAGCTGTTTATACAGGAAGGGCAGGTAAAAGTAAACGGAGATACGGAAACAAGAAGAGGAAAAAAATTATATTCGGGAGATATTGTGGAATTTAAAGGAGAAAAAGTAAAAATAAAGTAATTCTAAAAGATTTTTCCGAAAAGGACAGTATATGTATTTGAAACAATTGAGTTACAGTAATTTCAGGTGTCTGGAAGATACTAAAACCGAACTTGACAGAAATTTTAATTTAATATACGGAAAAAATGGACAGGGTAAAACATCTTTTATCGAAGCTGTTCATTTTTTAGCGACCGGAAAAAGTTTCAGAACAAAAAAAACGAAAGAACTTTTCAGATATAATAAAAACAGAGTTATTGTGTTCGGAAAATATATAAATAAAAATGAAGAAGAAAATATTTTGGCAATAGATGTGAACGAAGAAAAAAAGGATTTTTATATAAACAGAAATAAAAATAAATATATTGATTATGTGGGACTTTTAAATATAATATCTTTTATTCCCGAAGATATAGAAATAATAGTGGGAAATCCTTCAATAAGAAGAAATTTTTTTAATTATGAAATTTCTCAGGCGAAAAAAGATTATTTAAAATCGATAGTGGATTTTGAAAAAATACTGAAAACAAGAAATAAACTGATAAAAGAAAAAAAGACTCGTGAAGAAATATACAGCATATATAACGAAAAATTTATGGAAGAAGGGACGAATATAATTATTCACAGAAGGGAATTTATAAAAAATATATCTATTTTGCTGAATCTTAATTACAGAAAACTTTTTGATCCGAAGTCCGAACTTAAACTGAAATACGACTGTTTTTTAGGTGATATTGATAAAAAAACAAAAGAAGAAATAAAAGAAAAGTTTTCGGAAAATATAAAAAGAAAAGCGGAAAGAGAAAAAATACTCGGATACAGTCTGACAGGACCTCAAAAAGACGATTTTATATTTGAATTAAACGGGAAAAATGCAAAATCTTTTTCTTCTCAGGGAGAAAAAAAATCTATTATTTTTTCGCTTAAAGTTTCGGAAATAGATATGCTTGTAAAAGAAAAAAATGAATATCCTCTGTTTATAATGGATGACATAGCTTCATATTTTGACGAAGTGAGAAAAAAGAGTATTCTTGATTATTTTATAAATAAAAAAATACAGTGTTTCATAACTTCCACAGAAGATTTGAATATTAAAGGGAAAAAATTTATTATTGAAAAAGGGAAAGTGATAACAGATGAAAAGTAATATAAAAAGTACGGAAAATATAGTTTCGGATATTACAAAGACCAAAAAGTCCCTATTTAATAATGAAAATTATATATTATGGAAAATAAAGAAAAACTGGATAAATATTACGGGAGAAGAAATAGGCGGAAAATCTTTTCCGAAATACCTTTATAATAAGAAAATGACTTTAAATGTGGAAGATTCTCTTATTCATCACAGTATTTTAGTACATACAGGTGTGATTATCGAAAAAATAAACGACTTTATTCAAAAAGAAGCGGTAAACGAACTGGAAATAAGAAAAATCGAAAAAAAACCGAGAAGAAACATTGTAAAAAATTTAACTGAAAGTAACGAAGAAAATATTGAAATCAATGAAGAAAAAATAAATGAAAAGACGGATTTTGAAGAAAATATAGAATTATCGGCTTTTGAAACAGAAAAAATAAAAAAAAGTATAAGTAAAATTGATAAAAAATATAAGGATATTGGCGAAAAGCTTGAAAAAATAGCTTTAAACAGAAAAAAAAAGGATATTTATTTACTTTCTAAAGGATATATAAAATGTAAAAATTGCGGTGATATATTTTATCCTTCTGGAAAAAATGAAATATGTCCTTATTGTTGTGAAAAAGAAGAAAATGAAAAAATTGAAAAAATGTCCGCAATAATAACGGGGAATCCTTTTATAGGGGAAAATGAAGCTGTAAAAATAAGCGGAACGGACAGATATACTTATTATAAAGTAAGAGATATTTTAGCCCAGCGGGCGTATAACGATCTTCTGTATTTTTATATTACAAAAAATATAGAGATAAAATACAGCGAAGATTATGAAAGTGAAATAAGAAAAGAAGCAAATACGGACTTTGAAATTTATGTGAAAAATTATATAGACTACAAAGTAGGTACTGATAATAAAGAAATATACAATATTGAAAGAAAAAAAGTGATATCAGGACTGAGAAAAAGAAAAGAGTATCAAAAAAGATAATGAAAATCCTTTAAAAAACAAAAAAAGGAAAGCTATTTATAAAAAACTCAAAAAATGTTATAATTATAAAAAAGAAAAGGAATGAAAAATGTATCTGTATATTGAGAATAACATTTTTATAAATTTGAAAGAAATAGAGTTATTAATGGATTATAAAGATTTTATTTCAAACGGAAACAACAAAAAGATAATGGAAAAAGAAAAAAGAAGAATACTGGATCTGACTGAAAATGAAAAGAAAAGAAGAACTCTGATATTTACGGAAAAATTTGTATATATATCTTCGTATACAAACAGAGCTCTTAAAATGCGGGCGGATGAATATGATAAATTGGTAAATAGTATAGTTTTTTAACGAGGAGAAAAATGAAAATACAAAATTTATTGCAAGAAGCTGTAAAATCATACGAAGAAATGAAATACGATGATACGGTTTTATATTTGGAAACAGTACTCGAAATTGATAAAAATAATTATGAAGCCCTTATTTTACTTACAAGAGTTTACACAGGATCAGGATTATTTAAAGAAGCTCTTCAGTATTGTGAAAGAATTTATAAAAATTATCCTGAAGATTCTCTTGTTTTATTTAATATGGGATATATAAATCAATCTCTCGGTAAACCTAAAAAAGCAATATTTTATTATGATAAATACCTTAAATACGAGGAAGATTATCATGTGCTGCTGAATATAGGACTTTCATATATGGATATGAAATATTACAAAAAAGCTATGAGTGTAATAGAAAAGGCTATAAAAATGGAACCCGAAAATTCCGACGGATATCTGGACAAAGCGGAATGCTTTACAAAGCAAGGGAAATATGACGAGGCAATAAAAATATATGAAGAAAGACTGAAGAATCCCGAAAATAATATAGAAGAATACTATATTTATACAAAAATAGCCGATGTTAAAGAAAGAGCCGGAGATATAGAAGAAGCTTTGAAAAATTACAATATAGCGATAAACTGTGAAAATGTAGATGAACTTGTCTACGAAGCTTTTTATGAATTTCTTTTAAGAGCCGACAGAAAAGATGAAATAGAGCTTATGCTTATAAATTACGCAAATAGCCCTATTCCAAGAGAGAGATCATTAAATCTCGAAGGAAGATATGCGGCTTACATAGAAGACTTTGAAAGAGCGAGAAAAGTATGCGAAAAACTCTTGATTTTAAATCCCGATAATCCGTTACATTATTTTAATTCGGCATATATTTGGGAAATGCTTAAAGATTTTGATAAAGCCCTTGATTTTATAAAAAAAGTCGAAAAAAAAGTAGACGACAAAGAACTTATAAAAAATGCAAGAAAAAGAATTATGAAATCCAGAAGAGAATATATGAAATCTCTAAATAAAGCTGAAAATAAAAGATAAAGAGGCATAAAACAATGATAAAAGAAGAGAATTATAAAATAAAAGAAGGATATGATAAAGAAATTTTATCGGATGTATTGAAAAATTTTGATACAACAGGAAGCTTTGTCGTTCAGGGTGCAAGAAATCAGATAAAAAAGTTTGTAATAATAAATAACGGTAAAGAAAAAGAAATAAATATAAAAAGATTCGGGAGGAAAAATATTCTGACAGAACTTATTTATAAGTTTTTCAGAGCATCAAAAGCAAAAAGATCATACGAGTTCGGAAATAGACTTCTTCAAAAAAACATAAAAACACCCGAACCGATAGCTTATTTTGATGAATATACAGACGAAAAAACAGGAGAAAAAAGAAGTTTTTATATAAGTGAAGAGCTGAAATATGAATTTACATGCAGAGAAGTTTTCTGGGATGAAAAAACATCTACTGAAATAGATGAGCTGATCTTAAAAGATCAGGATAAAATAATCAGAGAATTTGCCGAATTTACTTTTGATTTACATGAAAAAGGTATAAAATTTGAAGATTATTCGCCGGGAAATGTTCTCATAAAAAGGGAAAAAGACGGGAAATACGGTTTTTATCTTGTGGACTTAAACAGAATGAGTTTTGAAAAAAGCCTTGATTTTAATTCCCGAATGAAAAATGTTTCGAGAATGATGGAATTTAAGAAATATGCGGAAAAATTTTCCGAAGAATACGCAAAACTTTATAAAAAACCTTATGAAGAAGTGTTTAAAAAATTGTATTACTATATAACGATACATAAATATAGAGTATTATTTAAAGATAATACGAGATTTTTGAGAGAAATATTCAAATCAAAAAGAAGATAAGAAATAAAATTATAGAAACGGGAGGAAAGAATGGCTAATAATTACGGAGCCGAGAATATTAAAGTACTGGAAGGACTGGAAGCGGTAAGAAAAAGACCGGGAATGTATATAGGTTCGACATCATCGAGAGGACTTCATCACCTTGTCTGGGAAATAGTGGACAACAGTGTGGATGAGGCATTGGCAGGAGTGTGTGATAATATAATTGTCAAAATTTTGAAAGATAATGTAATAGAAGTTTCCGATAACGGAAGGGGAATACCTTTTGCCACTCACGAAACGGGAAAATCTACGTTGGAAGTAGTTATGACGGTACTTCACGCCGGAGGAAAATTTGATAATGACAACTATAAAGTATCGGGAGGACTTCACGGAGTAGGAGTATCGGTAGTAAACGCATTGTCCGAGTGGCTCGAAGTAACTGTAACAAGGGACGGGCAGATAGTAAGACAGACATATAAAAGAGGAGAGCCTGTATCAGATGTGGAAAAAATAGGAGAGGCATCTCCTGAAGCTCACGGAACAACGACAAAATTTAAAGCAGATCCTGAGATTTTTGAAACGACAGTTTATGAGTTTTCGGTGTTGGAGTCGAGATTAAAAGAGCTTGCTTATTTGAATAAAGGTCTGACGATAACATTAATAGATGAAAGAGATCAGGAAAAAATAAAAGAAGAAAAATTTTTATTTGAAGGCGGAATAATAGATTTCTTAAATGAGATAGCCGATGAAGAAAAAATAACCGACGAAGTAATATATATGAGTGACACTTACGAAGTCGAAGCAGCTAAAGAAGTAGAAACTGTTGATGAAAACGGAAATACTGTAAAAAAAATGAGAGCTGCAAAATTTGTGGAAGTGGAAATTGCCATGAGTTATACAATTTCTCAAAGAGAAAATGTTTATTCTTTCGTTAATAATATAAATACTCACGAAGGCGGAACTCACGTGAGCGGTTTCAGGACAGCTCTTACGAGAACAATAAACGATATTGCAAAACAGATGAATATCGTAAAAGATAAAGACGGTACTTTTCAGGGAACAGACGTAAGAGAAGGTCTTGTCTGTGTAATAAGTGTGAAAATACCCGAGCCTCAATTTGAAGGACAGACAAAAACTAAACTGGGAAACAGCGAAGTTACAGGAATTGTATCGAATATAGTCGGAAACAATCTGAAATTTTATCTGGAAGATCATCCGAAAGAAGCTGAAAAAATAATAGAAAAAATGACTATGTCAAAAAGAGCAAGAGAGGCTGCAAAAAAAGCGAGAGAACTTGTATTAAGAAAAAATACTCTTGAAGTGGGATCACTTCCGGGAAAACTTGCAGACTGTTCTTCCAAAGACCCGTCCGAGTCGGAAATATTCATAGTCGAAGGAAACTCTGCGGGAGGTTCGGCAAAACAGGGAAGAGACAGAAGATTTCAGGCAATATTACCTCTTAGAGGGAAAATACTGAATGTAGAAAAGTCGGGAATGCACAAGTTGCTTGAAAATGCCGAAATAAGAGCTATGATAACAGCATTCGGAGCGGGATTCGGTGATGATATGGACTTGGAAAAACTGAGATATCACAAAATCATAATTATGACCGATGCCGACGTCGACGGAGCTCATATAAGAACATTGATGCTTACGTTCTTTTACAGACAGTTAAGAGAGCTTATAAATGAAGGATATATTTACATAGCACAGCCGCCTTTATATAAAGTTCAGGCAGGAAAAGCAATAAAATATGCTTATTCCGATGAGCAGATGAAAAAGATAACGTCTGTACTTGAAAGAGATAACAGAAGATATACAATACAGAGATATAAAGGTTTGGGAGAAATGAATCCTGAGCAGCTTTGGGAAACGACACTGGATCCTGAAGTAAGAACATTGCTCAAAGTTACCATGGAAGATGCTTCTTATGCTGACAAAATGTTCAATATACTGATGGGAGATAAAGTCGAGCCAAGAAGACAGTTTATAGAAGAAAATGCAAATTATGTAAGAAATTTGGATGTATAATTTTACATATACGCTTTTTGAAAAAAGCTTAGCAAAAACTGTCAACACAAATTTTTTCTAACTCGAAATTTACTCATTACGTTATAAAAACAACAAACTCGCTTTGCTCGAACAGTTGTTTTTATAACACTTCATTCGTATTTCTCGAAGAAAAATTTGTATGTTGAGAAATTAATATTTGAAATTTGTAAAAACCCGCATTTTCGGAGTCGACGAAGGAGCGGAGAACGCGGGTAGCGGGAGTATGAGGGCGGCAATGAGCCCTTATTAAACAATCATAGCGAACGGACATTTTTAAGTATATAAAGTTCGAGTTGCTTGTTTTTTGCTACTTTTTTTGGAAAAAAGTAGATATAAAAAAACGGAGGTGCAAGAATGTCTGATGATATCAGAGATGACGAAGAAAAACAGGAAGATATAATAGAAGAAACCAATGATGACGATAAGAATATTATCGTCGAGGAAATTAAAGAAACGAATATGACAAACGAAGTAAATATTTATATAGAAGATGAGATAAAAGCATCTTATCTGGATTATTCCATGAGTGTTATAGTAAGCAGGGCATTGCCTGACGTAAGAGACGGGCTGAAACCTGTTCACAGAAGAATACTGTTTGCTATGAACGAAATGGGAATGACTCACGATAAGCCTTTTAAGAAATCGGCAAGAATCGTCGGAGAAGTTTTGGGTAAATTTCATCCGCACGGGGATTCATCTGTATATAATGCGATGGTAAGACTTGCTCAGGACTTTAATATGAGATATCTTCTGGTAGATGGTCACGGAAACTTCGGTTCTGTTGACGGAGATGAAGCTGCGGCAATGAGATACACAGAAGCGAGAATGGCTAAAATAACGGCAGAATTACTTGCAGACATTGATAAAAATACGATAGATTTCAGAAAAAACTTTGACGAAAGTCTGGATGAGCCTACAGTATTGCCGGCAAAACTGCCGAATCTTCTTTTAAACGGTTCTACAGGAATAGCGGTAGGTATGGCGACAAACATACCTCCTCACAATTTATCGGAAATTTGTGACGGAATAGTAGCGTTAATTGATAATCGTGAAATATCCGTAGACGAACTGATAAATTATATAAAAGGGCCTGATTTTCCTACAGGAGGAATAATTAACGGTAAACAGGGAATATACGAAGCATATAGAACAGGTAGAGGAAAAATAAAAGTAGCAGGAAAAGTAAAAATAGAAACTTCAAAGACCGGAAAAGAATCGATAATCGTTACAGAACTGCCTTATCAGGTAAATAAAGCAAGACTTATAGAAAAAATTGCCGAACTTGTAAGACACAAAAAATTAACAGGTATTTCCGATTTGAGAGATGAGTCTGACAGAGAAGGTATAAGAATCGTTATAGAGCTTAAAAAAGGTGAAGAAAGCGAGCTTATATTAAATAGTCTTTACAAATTCACCGATTTGCAGAATACTTTCGGTATAATAATGCTTGCTCTTGTAAATAATGCTCCGAGAGTACTTAATTTAAAGCAGATACTGGAAAATTATCTGGAACACAGATATAATGTTATTACAAGAAGAGTTCAGTTTGAACTGAATAAAGCTGAAAACAGAGCTCATATATTGGAAGGATTTAAGATTGCCCTTGACAATATTGATGAAGTAATAAGAATAATAAGAGGTTCGAAAGATGCCAATGAAGCGAGAGAAAAATTAATAGCAAGTTTCGGATTTTCGGAAATTCAGGCAAAAGCAATTCTTGATATGAGATTGCAAAGATTGACAGGCTTGGAAAGAGATAAAATCGAACAGGAATATAGAGAATTAATGTTATTGATAGAAGAATTAAGATCCATACTTGCCGATGACTCCAAAAAATACAGAATTATAAAAGACGAAGTAATTAAGTTAAAAGAAGATTTCGGAGATAAAAGAAGAACGGAAATAAAAGAAGCAAGAGTGGAAATCGGAATAGAAGATTTGATAAAAGATGAAGATGTAGTAGTTACGTTGACTGAAAAAGGTTATGTAAAAAGGACTTCCATAGATACTTATCATTCCCAAAGACGTGGAGGAATAGGAGTAAATGCTACAAATACAGTCGAAGACGATGTAATAAAAGATATGTACATAGCTAAAAACCTTGATACACTTCTTATATTCACGACAAAAGGAAAAGTATTCAGCATGAAAGTTTATGAAATACCTGAAGCAGGAAAACAAGCGAGAGGAAAACTCATAAGCAATCTTATTAAACTTTCCGAAGACGAAAGAGTAAGTACGGTAATAAGAGTTCGTGAATTTGAAAAAGATAAAGCAATATTCTTTATAACAAAAGACGGAGTGGTTAAGAAAACCGACCTGACTTTATTTGCAAATATAAATAAAACAGGAATAAGAGCATTGACTTTACGTGATGAAGACGAACTTAAATTTGCGGGATTGACAAGCGGAAGTGAAAAAGATGAGATATTTATCGCTACAAGAAACGGTATTTCCATAAGATTCTGTGAAGAAGATGTAAGGGTAATGGGAAGAACTGCAGCAGGAGTAAAAGGAATAACATTAAGAGATAAAGACTATGTTGTGGCTGCGGTTATAATAAATCCTGAAAAAATATCCGAAGAATTAAGTGTTATGACTATTACCGAAGAAGGATACGGGAAAAGAACGGCTCTCAGCGAATATAAAGTACAGTCAAGAGGCGGAAAAGGAATAATAAACTTAAAAATTAATGAAAAAACAGGAAAAATAGTCGATGTCAAAATAGTTGACGATAAAACCGAAATAATGCTTATAACTTCCGAAGGAACATTGATAAGAACAAAAGTGGATACTGTTTCGGTAATAGGAAGATCCACATCGGGAGTCAGAATTATGAAAGTAAGAAATGAGGAAAAAGTGGCTTCTGCAGTAAAAATAGCCGAAAATCCTGAAGAAGAAAAAGAATTAAGTTAAAAAAATTTTGGAAGAGGGTAATTGTTACCCTCATCTTCGGTTATATTGAGTTTTTTTGAAAAATTTAGGCATTTAAAAATTAGGGAATTATATATTAATAAAAGGGAGTGATTGCAATGCTAATGAAAAAGGCTTTATTTCTGGTATCTTCGGAAAGTGAAATTGAGACTTTGAAAGAATTCGGAAAAAAATTCAGAGAAAAATATAATGTTGAAACAGATGCATTATATGTAAAAGACGTTCTGAAATATGAAATATTTCCTGTAACAATAGAGGGAATAGGAGTAAATATAGGTTCAAATTATGCTTTTAAAGAATATATGGAACTTGAAGAAAGAAATTTCAATAATGTAAAAGAAAAATTGGGGTCCGAGTTTTCCAAAGTTTATTCCGAAGACGGAGAAACAATAGAAACGGCTCTTAACGAGTTGAAAAAATATGACTTGATAGTAGTAGTGAAAAATGAAAAAGTAAGCCCTTATTTAAAAGAACTTTTAAGAAGTAACTTTAAACCGCTTATTATATTGCCTAATGTAACCGAGTTTTCATTTGACAAAATACTTTTACTGGATGACGGAGCTTATAACGCAAACAAAACATTATATACTTTCTTTTATATGTTTGACGAACAGAAAGTCGATGTTTTAAGGGTAAATGTGGACTCTAAAGATTATTTGAAAGAAAGATTCGGAGATAACTGCAATCTTGTAGAAAAAGAAGGAGATCCTTTCAAAACAATAATGGAAGAATCGGAAAAATACGATTTTATTTTAATGGGAGATTTAAGATATACAATAATGGTCGAAAGAATTACGAGAAAATTAGGTGTAAAATTACTTGAAAATCTTAAAAAACCTATATTTATAGTATAGAAAGAAGGAAAAATAATGAAAATACTGATTTGTTCAGACAGCCATACAAGACTTGATTATTTTCAAAAAGTAATAGACTTGGAAGAGCCTGAAATGATTATTTTCGGAGGAGATCACAGTACGGATGCTATTGATATGTCCCTTGTAT belongs to Pseudoleptotrichia goodfellowii and includes:
- the yaaA gene encoding S4 domain-containing protein YaaA; its protein translation is MKKEEIEEIEINTEFIKLDQFLKWTNFVISGAEAKLFIQEGQVKVNGDTETRRGKKLYSGDIVEFKGEKVKIK
- a CDS encoding tetratricopeptide repeat protein, which encodes MKIQNLLQEAVKSYEEMKYDDTVLYLETVLEIDKNNYEALILLTRVYTGSGLFKEALQYCERIYKNYPEDSLVLFNMGYINQSLGKPKKAIFYYDKYLKYEEDYHVLLNIGLSYMDMKYYKKAMSVIEKAIKMEPENSDGYLDKAECFTKQGKYDEAIKIYEERLKNPENNIEEYYIYTKIADVKERAGDIEEALKNYNIAINCENVDELVYEAFYEFLLRADRKDEIELMLINYANSPIPRERSLNLEGRYAAYIEDFERARKVCEKLLILNPDNPLHYFNSAYIWEMLKDFDKALDFIKKVEKKVDDKELIKNARKRIMKSRREYMKSLNKAENKR
- a CDS encoding DciA family protein; translation: MKSNIKSTENIVSDITKTKKSLFNNENYILWKIKKNWINITGEEIGGKSFPKYLYNKKMTLNVEDSLIHHSILVHTGVIIEKINDFIQKEAVNELEIRKIEKKPRRNIVKNLTESNEENIEINEEKINEKTDFEENIELSAFETEKIKKSISKIDKKYKDIGEKLEKIALNRKKKDIYLLSKGYIKCKNCGDIFYPSGKNEICPYCCEKEENEKIEKMSAIITGNPFIGENEAVKISGTDRYTYYKVRDILAQRAYNDLLYFYITKNIEIKYSEDYESEIRKEANTDFEIYVKNYIDYKVGTDNKEIYNIERKKVISGLRKRKEYQKR
- the gyrA gene encoding DNA gyrase subunit A, with the translated sequence MTNEVNIYIEDEIKASYLDYSMSVIVSRALPDVRDGLKPVHRRILFAMNEMGMTHDKPFKKSARIVGEVLGKFHPHGDSSVYNAMVRLAQDFNMRYLLVDGHGNFGSVDGDEAAAMRYTEARMAKITAELLADIDKNTIDFRKNFDESLDEPTVLPAKLPNLLLNGSTGIAVGMATNIPPHNLSEICDGIVALIDNREISVDELINYIKGPDFPTGGIINGKQGIYEAYRTGRGKIKVAGKVKIETSKTGKESIIVTELPYQVNKARLIEKIAELVRHKKLTGISDLRDESDREGIRIVIELKKGEESELILNSLYKFTDLQNTFGIIMLALVNNAPRVLNLKQILENYLEHRYNVITRRVQFELNKAENRAHILEGFKIALDNIDEVIRIIRGSKDANEAREKLIASFGFSEIQAKAILDMRLQRLTGLERDKIEQEYRELMLLIEELRSILADDSKKYRIIKDEVIKLKEDFGDKRRTEIKEARVEIGIEDLIKDEDVVVTLTEKGYVKRTSIDTYHSQRRGGIGVNATNTVEDDVIKDMYIAKNLDTLLIFTTKGKVFSMKVYEIPEAGKQARGKLISNLIKLSEDERVSTVIRVREFEKDKAIFFITKDGVVKKTDLTLFANINKTGIRALTLRDEDELKFAGLTSGSEKDEIFIATRNGISIRFCEEDVRVMGRTAAGVKGITLRDKDYVVAAVIINPEKISEELSVMTITEEGYGKRTALSEYKVQSRGGKGIINLKINEKTGKIVDVKIVDDKTEIMLITSEGTLIRTKVDTVSVIGRSTSGVRIMKVRNEEKVASAVKIAENPEEEKELS
- a CDS encoding lipopolysaccharide kinase InaA family protein gives rise to the protein MIKEENYKIKEGYDKEILSDVLKNFDTTGSFVVQGARNQIKKFVIINNGKEKEINIKRFGRKNILTELIYKFFRASKAKRSYEFGNRLLQKNIKTPEPIAYFDEYTDEKTGEKRSFYISEELKYEFTCREVFWDEKTSTEIDELILKDQDKIIREFAEFTFDLHEKGIKFEDYSPGNVLIKREKDGKYGFYLVDLNRMSFEKSLDFNSRMKNVSRMMEFKKYAEKFSEEYAKLYKKPYEEVFKKLYYYITIHKYRVLFKDNTRFLREIFKSKRR
- the recF gene encoding DNA replication/repair protein RecF (All proteins in this family for which functions are known are DNA-binding proteins that assist the filamentation of RecA onto DNA for the initiation of recombination or recombinational repair.); this encodes MYLKQLSYSNFRCLEDTKTELDRNFNLIYGKNGQGKTSFIEAVHFLATGKSFRTKKTKELFRYNKNRVIVFGKYINKNEEENILAIDVNEEKKDFYINRNKNKYIDYVGLLNIISFIPEDIEIIVGNPSIRRNFFNYEISQAKKDYLKSIVDFEKILKTRNKLIKEKKTREEIYSIYNEKFMEEGTNIIIHRREFIKNISILLNLNYRKLFDPKSELKLKYDCFLGDIDKKTKEEIKEKFSENIKRKAEREKILGYSLTGPQKDDFIFELNGKNAKSFSSQGEKKSIIFSLKVSEIDMLVKEKNEYPLFIMDDIASYFDEVRKKSILDYFINKKIQCFITSTEDLNIKGKKFIIEKGKVITDEK
- a CDS encoding DUF370 domain-containing protein — its product is MYLYIENNIFINLKEIELLMDYKDFISNGNNKKIMEKEKRRILDLTENEKKRRTLIFTEKFVYISSYTNRALKMRADEYDKLVNSIVF
- the gyrB gene encoding DNA topoisomerase (ATP-hydrolyzing) subunit B; protein product: MANNYGAENIKVLEGLEAVRKRPGMYIGSTSSRGLHHLVWEIVDNSVDEALAGVCDNIIVKILKDNVIEVSDNGRGIPFATHETGKSTLEVVMTVLHAGGKFDNDNYKVSGGLHGVGVSVVNALSEWLEVTVTRDGQIVRQTYKRGEPVSDVEKIGEASPEAHGTTTKFKADPEIFETTVYEFSVLESRLKELAYLNKGLTITLIDERDQEKIKEEKFLFEGGIIDFLNEIADEEKITDEVIYMSDTYEVEAAKEVETVDENGNTVKKMRAAKFVEVEIAMSYTISQRENVYSFVNNINTHEGGTHVSGFRTALTRTINDIAKQMNIVKDKDGTFQGTDVREGLVCVISVKIPEPQFEGQTKTKLGNSEVTGIVSNIVGNNLKFYLEDHPKEAEKIIEKMTMSKRAREAAKKARELVLRKNTLEVGSLPGKLADCSSKDPSESEIFIVEGNSAGGSAKQGRDRRFQAILPLRGKILNVEKSGMHKLLENAEIRAMITAFGAGFGDDMDLEKLRYHKIIIMTDADVDGAHIRTLMLTFFYRQLRELINEGYIYIAQPPLYKVQAGKAIKYAYSDEQMKKITSVLERDNRRYTIQRYKGLGEMNPEQLWETTLDPEVRTLLKVTMEDASYADKMFNILMGDKVEPRRQFIEENANYVRNLDV